TCATGCAGTCCCTAAAGCTCCAATCATCATTCAAGCatgatttaaatgtttagcatGGCAATTTAGTTCAATCAAGGCATACAAACCATAATCTATATACTTCAAGCAAAATCCCCAATTCTCAACTCATGGCATAAACCCTAGCTAAGCGTAAACTCAAAAAATCAACCAATTAATCTATCAATTCACTAATTCAAACTCATATCACTTACCCTAGAAGACAATCAAGCACCAAGTGGATGAAATCAAAGACAAACTTCCCAATGCAAGCTCAAGTCAACAATGGGGGTTATGGAACCTTCAAATCAAGAAGATGGAGCTTTAAAGATGAAGAATTACACTTAAATCACAAGGGTTTAAAGTTTAGGAACTTCAATTGGCAAGGGTTTGGATAGATTTTAGGATTTGGGAAAGAAAAGGGAAGACATTTGGAGTTTTGGGGTGAATGGCTTGGCTAAAAACTCGTTTTGTCTATTTATAGACGAAACAAATGAGTTGGCCAGTCCCACGGCCAGTTCTGCCCAGCAGAACCGGTTATAGAACCGGCTGAACCAGAAGCAGGTCGGTTCCATGGCCGGTTCTGCTCAGCAGAACCAGTTTGCAATCTGCCTACCAAAAACGATGCAAACTGGACCTACGGACCGGTTCTACTCAGTGGTCTACTCCTAGGTTCGGCCAAAGCCTGATAAACTGACTCAAAACGAAAACACCCTGAAATCCGCGATTCAAACCCGACATGTATACACTCAACGTAAGCCAAACAATCACCTAAACAAACGAACATGCCAAAACGCAAATGAACAACTAACACATGCCAACAAACCAATATAGGATTATTAAACCGTCCAAACAAATTTGAAAACACGGAGCATCAAACATGGCTAAATCTATTTTAAGGTCTCTAAGTTATACTATTTTTTATCATCTTAtctaacatttaaataaaaatttattcttttCCGATCCTTCAGCTAAAAAAAAAAGCATGTGTAAGTTCCTAGATAACGAAAATGACGTTGTTTCCAtatatttgaaaacataaatttttatcacGAACACCATCATTTTTGTTATTCAGAAACTTAAACATGTGTTTTTGCTAAATTGATGAACCCAAAATagaacaaatttttatttaaataccaGATAATATGGTAAAGACCGTGAAATGGGTTAATCCTTTAAACAAACGTTTTCTAAGTTAAAGATACCGGCTATACATTAAGGTAAAATTCCTTAATTTAAACACTCCAAGTCTCAAGTCAAATGTGCAAGAGCAGTGCCTATGGATATCAGCAGCACCGGTCCACAAAGCAACCAAGTTAGCATCATCAATGCTCTTTCACGCTCGTCAGTATCACTCTGTTTCTCTAacattcatttttaattttcttccaGCATGCACTCCAACTGTTTGATAAAATTCCTCtatgaaaatttaatttgttataagtTCTGTTATTCTCCTCAAATGCTACTTGGTTGTGCTGCTGTTGATGGGTTTGCACATTTTATTGTTAGGTTGCTGAATAGACTTATCATGATTAGTAACTTTGAGATCCCATTAAGACTGAACTTTGGTTAAAAAGCTCAGTAGAAGGCAATATGATGATGCTTCAAATCAACAATTCTAAGTCTTTCAAAACCCAATTTGGTCCTTTTAACTCATTTATCCAAAAGAGATGGAAAAAACCAGCTGATACTGCCCAAACCCGCTTGGAGAATCGAACCAGAGATTTAAAACTTGACAAACTTGCAACTGACCTCAAGAAGCTCAAAATTATTCATCGAATCTACGAGCTCATGATGCGTAGAAAACGAGGTCCTTTTGTATCTGTACAAATTATATCTTGGTGGAAGAACATTGttggattgaatataaatatgGGTGAATTTCTCAACAAGTACCCGCACGTGTTTGAGGTATTTACTCACCCCGTTAGGCGGAATTTGTGTTGTAGAGTAACGAGGAAAATGCGGGATTTAATTAATGAAGAAGACAATGTTACTAAAGAGTGTGAATTAGAATCTGTGAGGAGAGTAAAGAAGTTGTTAATGATATCCAAAAGTGGGATTCTTCACGTTCATGCGTTGAGGTTGATCAGACGAGAATTGGGGTTGCCAGCAGATTTTAGGGACTCAATTTTAGCTAAGTATAAAGATCATTTTAGGTTGGTTGATTTAGAAAATGTGGAGTTAGTCAGTCCAGATGACGATTTGGGAGTGGCTAAAATCGAAAATTGGAGGGAAAGGGAGTATAGAGAGAAGTGGTTGAGTGAGTTTGAGATAAAATTTGCTTTTCCCATTAGTTTCCCGACTGGCTTTAAGATTGAAAGAGGTGAAAGAGTAAAAATGAAGAATTGGCAAAGACTTCCTTATCTAAAGCCTTATGGAACAAAGGAATTTGTTAAGATGCGTACTTCTGGAGGTGTGGAGCGATATGAGAAGAGGGTTGTTGCAATTATACATGAGATGTTGAGCTTGACAGTTGAGGGGATGATTGAAGTTGAAAGACTGGCTCATTTTAGAAAGGATCTAGGCATGGAAGTAAATGTGCGTGAATTGCTTTTGAAACATCCTGGAATTTTCTATATTTCAACCAGGGGAAGCACTCATATTGTGTTTCTAAGAGAATTATATGCCAAAGGAAGTATGATTAATCCAAACCCAATTTCCGCTGTACGGGGAAGAATGTTGAACCTTGTCTTAATGGGATGTCGTAATACAAGAGAATTGCCATCCCAAGAGGAAGTTACTCCGGGTGATAGCAGTTTGGTTCCATTGACAAACATTGGAGCCAAGGCAGGTAGTCATTGGGTTCTCCCAATACTTGAAAGTCTTAATACTGGAAATGACAATTTCGTAATGCTACATCTGAGGAACAGTTGAGAGATTCTATGACAGTGGAAGCAGTGGAATGATGCATGAATTGGTTAAtgatggtttttaattttatttccaaTGGAAGCTGTTGTGGCGTTACTTTTGATATCCGAATGTTGCTGCAAGTGCTATCCGCACAAGACGATCCCCGGCTATCCTTGAAGTAACAAGTACTTGTGAGTTGCATCTATATTTTTAACGTATATCCCTTTGACTGTCTCTATATCTGTTTTTATAAGCACTTAGATACCATATCTTAGAGCttttttattacatattatcCATCTATGTAGCAATTacctatttatattttttataaattaatagataATGAAGAATACATTCAAGTTTCCACATGTTTTTTAAATGTTCTTGCCCTTGCTCACATATGTCCATACATATGTATGATGTAGCTTGCAATCAATTTCCAGCGCGACTCAACGAGTTTAAAATGtcagtattatttatttatttattcaatgaAACTAACTGATCGAGTCCTCTAGCAAGCTGAGGCAAAGAATGTTAAGAGCACATTTAATCTGCACCCTTAATCAAGATACTAAAAAGTCCTTTTTTtcattgttataaatttatgaatcaTGATATGCAGCTGCGTAGGTGTAAACCaatcaaattactaaaaaatagcaaaaatgtTTAGCGCTGTTAGCATAGCCATTAAACTCTTCAGTATATTGATCAGATTTGGATAGTTGTGAAATCCGCAAGCATCTTCAGCTATAAGGCATGCAACTTGCGTTTTCAATATCAAAAACCTGTATCTGGTTAtgaactaatttaatattattagatGTGGAAGTCGGTGGGAATTCAAGTGTTACTTCTTTGTATATAAAGTCTTTGTTTCTTGGATTTTGATGTTGTTATGGCTCATAGTTCCCCCATATTCTATTTACAGAAAAATGTCAGTCTTATTGTTTGGAAATCTCATCATTGTTTGAAATTCTGTTCACAGGCTGGTATAAATTTGGATACTTGGAAATGTAAACTCTGCCAGTACTTGATCCTTATGCCGCTCTCCTCCTTTGATCATCTCGATTTTACTGAAGGGGATTTGAACAACTCGATTTTTACAGATATAAGGTAAAGTTCGAGACGCGTTGCTTCAGCAAACTTATTCATAGATCTTGGTAGGGTCAACATGCTCACATGCTACACCAAATCTTGCCTATAGAGACGGTTTCAATTGCCTCTAGGGGCGGTTTTAACCGTCTCTATAAAAAGTAGACACTTTTTCCAACCGTCACATGTGCATCGCCTTTGTAGCCGTAGCTATAAATTAGAGACGGTTTGAGCTACCGCCGGGAAAGTTTTCACGTTGCGGCGGTttctaggggcggttataaccgcccctatgagcaaagatatatttttatagaaaaacattatttagaatatgaaaattactgaatataattattttatttcaaaatcataatcaatatacaatgcttaaaaggtaaaatatcaataataaatagAATTACATAAACTTGCAATTTTAATGTCTATTTCACACCCTCAATGAAACTTCTACTTAATTCATACCCTTAACTGTAATGTGTAAGTTGAAGTAGAAATTAATATTTGGAGTTCCACTCTCAGCTGCAAGTTTCAGTCCTTAAAAAGTAAGATACAATAGATGTTAGAAGAGAAGCTCCATGTGAAGCACCAAATAAGGGCTAGATATAATCCATTCATAATACATTTCTAAACCCTGTGCATATTTTTGGTTTCATGCGACCACCGGTTCAACTTGTGAGAATATATCAAAGTAACTAGTAAATTCCCACTAGCTTCTATTAAAAAATACAGCAATTTGTCAAGTACATCATATTTATTTGGAGCACTAAAGATAACTAACCAAAACCCCTAGCTTCGTGACTGAGAGATCCTGCAGCaaataagagaaaaaaatagataaatgaTAAAGTAGATGGAAACAAAATTGTTTAGCTTTAAATAGAATAGCTtataattctcaaaaaaaaaaatagaatagcTTATTCAAGTAACAATAACTATTTGGGAACACAAAAAAGATGGTCCTATGAACAGTTGATGAATTCAAATATTGTCCACTGATCACTTATATAAAATGGCAAGATTCAGTAGGAAACACTGTTACTAGAAAAATGCACAAATTCTAGCTAAAACATCCACATAACAGTCCCTTCTCTAAATTTGTTCATTCCCTCAGAAAACAAGCTCATAGTACCACAGAAGACTAACAACAGatcttaataaataaactaaacagAGTATAATATCTTAACGAAATAATGGTTGAAAACTAAGAAAGAAAATGAGATCTTCAAGTAAGCACTAGCAAGTGAGCTAACAGTCCCTAATAAAacctaaaacaaaatcaaaatcaatggattaaaacctaaaacaaaatcaaaatcaatacaTTATAacctaaaacaaaataaaaataaaaataaatggattaaaacctaaaacaaaatcaaaattaatggaTTAAAACCTAAAacgaaatcaaaatcaattttaatctCGCTACTGACCTCACAATCGATTACCGAGACAGTAATCTTAACTTTGAGCACCACGAAGAATAACTCTATAAGTTTCTGATTccatgaaaaataaaacaataaagaagaagagaaagcaTCGTTGAATCAATTAATCGATTAATCTATTTAAATGTTCATCATCCATAAAGAGAAAGCATGGAAGAGAAAGTTGTGaaaactgaaaatgataaactgAAAGCATCgtgaaaaagatttaaaaatttactttttcacCCTTATTTTTACGTAGAGACGGTTTATACCGCTTTTACATACCTACGAAATTAAAACTCGTCTCTAGATAGCGTCGTTAACttttacatttataatttaGTGGCACTATTTGAAACCATCTTTAAGAAATTGCCGGTAAAACATTATTTTGGTGTAGTGACACTTGAGAATAATCACTTTTAAAGCACTAAAATATGCAGTATTTCAGATGGTTTAGCTATTTTACTTGTACCTAAGTGTGTGAAATAACCAAACCGAATCGATAAACTGGACCAGACCGAACAAAAATATAGGCGTAGTTCAAATTTTTAGTTAGTTATTCTGTTTGTTTCTGCTTTTTGCAAtgataatatatgtatattaaatattgtaattatataataaagttTTGAAGTGGTTGAGGGGGTAGAAGACTCTTTATATCTCCCAAAGGTAAAGCTAGCATACaagtgattttgtttttgtttctcaatataaatattaaaagtataaattcaCATCCTAGGATTGGAAGCCAAGATCTTGAGTAAGATACCAAGCGCACTATTCATATGACTAATCATTTTATTTGTTGTTTCCATACAAAATTTAGTTGTCATATAAGGTTAAAAAAAACTCGAGGTTTCTCCAAAAATATAGATCAAgtcttttattctttttcagacacaattaaacccttttaatatttttagagaGAATTAGCAAAATAcctaaaaaatagaaatattagcATTTGTTAACACTAATTGTCCATATTTATTTGTCTACCTCAGCGTGttgtatgtttatttttttactcttttgttttgtttttataccCCATATTTACTCTACATCACAGTTCCTTCTcctttttcttcatcttcttcatcttcttctttttttatctttttcgatttattttcaaaaacaatcaacaaatcaacaaattaaTTGTAATCTCCAGCTTATAacatttcaagaaattaaatcctacgattttattattatttcttacaATTTTATTGCTAATTTCAAATATAGTTTCtgatccgctcgaatttttaattcgtaatcaaattacttcaaatttcacttgaaattcaaatccaacgatcataactttctccaaaaacaaagaaaactgtaaattattaatttatttgttcttataaaaatctattaaaaacggtttcaaatggTTTCAAGTACAGTTTCAATTacggtttcaaaccgtttacaaaggtttcaaaccgtttacaaagttttcaaacagtctaaaacagtttctaaaaaatgcttttaaacagtctaaaaaataacagttttaaacagtttcgaacagtataaaacagtttcaaaccgtttacaaaggtctcaaactgtctaaaacagattctaaaaaaatacttttcaatagtttataaaataacagtttcaaatagtatcaaacagtttcaaaccgtttacataaaaaataacagtttcaaaaaaacagtttcaaaccgtttacaaaagtttcaaacagtataaaacagttgcaaaccgtttccaaagatctcaagcagtctagaacagtttctaaaaaacactttcaaacagtttaaaaataacggtttcaaacagtataaaacagtttcaaaccgtttacaaaggttacgaacagtataaaacagtttcgagaaaacatttttaaacgatttctaaaattaatttaaaacatttgaaaatcaggtcaaaatatcattaatgaagaacattacgattttttcaaaaaaagttgtaaaaaattccaaaaatacgatgctaaaataatttaaaacaacataaaaagaaataataataataagaagaagaagaagaagaagaagaagaagaagaaaaattttctcatctatcaccatcatattatctcttaaactctttttttattcaaatttctttgCCTTGGAGTTCATTTGTATAATGTGGAGAATAGAAAAAgcagatttaagaaaaacaaagaaaaaagaagttgcagagaaaagaagaagaagaagaagaagaagaagagagagaaaaaaaataagaaggaagaaagagaaaaaggagagagacaaggagagagaaaagaaaaaaacgaaaaaaaagaaaagagaaagaggaaagagaaaaagaagagagacaaaaaaagaaaatgagatatgcatgtgtttaaaagaaggagagtaaaaatacaaataagttattttgttaattgaggtacaactaaaaacaatagaaaaatagagtaaaaaagtaaacttttgaaattgaggtatttagaacaaataagttaaaaaaaggagtgttttgtgcaaattcctcatATTTTTATCGAACAAAAAAGCCCACCCATCTATATTTCGACAAACTGCCTTTAATTTACTGACATGGCATTAATGAAAAAGGTTCAAAGGTAATCTTAATGTTTAgaatatttaccaattttaaatttataaactttttaatattttttcaccctcttcttctaattaacactaattaactaaattttttattaaaatcaa
This window of the Mercurialis annua linkage group LG5, ddMerAnnu1.2, whole genome shotgun sequence genome carries:
- the LOC126682819 gene encoding protein ROOT PRIMORDIUM DEFECTIVE 1, giving the protein MMMLQINNSKSFKTQFGPFNSFIQKRWKKPADTAQTRLENRTRDLKLDKLATDLKKLKIIHRIYELMMRRKRGPFVSVQIISWWKNIVGLNINMGEFLNKYPHVFEVFTHPVRRNLCCRVTRKMRDLINEEDNVTKECELESVRRVKKLLMISKSGILHVHALRLIRRELGLPADFRDSILAKYKDHFRLVDLENVELVSPDDDLGVAKIENWREREYREKWLSEFEIKFAFPISFPTGFKIERGERVKMKNWQRLPYLKPYGTKEFVKMRTSGGVERYEKRVVAIIHEMLSLTVEGMIEVERLAHFRKDLGMEVNVRELLLKHPGIFYISTRGSTHIVFLRELYAKGSMINPNPISAVRGRMLNLVLMGCRNTRELPSQEEVTPGDSSLVPLTNIGAKAGSHWVLPILESLNTGNDNFVMLHLRNS